Proteins from a genomic interval of Flammeovirgaceae bacterium SG7u.111:
- a CDS encoding arylsulfatase, protein MKYEKFNLVILLLPFVLFACGDSKEQTSNSEEKKPNVILILVDDQGYGDIAAHGNEHIQTPNIDELYSASARFTDYHVSPTCAPTRAALLTGHHNNRTGVWHTVNGRSLILERETTMAQIFKSNGYSTGIFGKWHLGDNYPFRPQDKGFDEVLVHGGGGIGQTMDHWDNDYFGDMYLHNGELKKFEGYCTDVWFENAKRFIGENKDKPFFCYLPTNAAHSPYWVEDQYSAPYKDNENVNHAPFYGMIANIDENIGKLVDYLKSVELMDNTILIFTTDNGTAQGAKVEGHRLDGFVIKGYNSGMRGIKASMYEGGHRVPLYIHWKDGGITTGTDINELAAHYDVLPTLVDLCKLDVSDSITFDGKSLVPLIGGNNEGFKDRFVVVNSQRTEVPEPWRRTSFMQGDWRLIDGKELYDLKTDPEQRNNVAEQHPEKMAAFKTAYDEWWAEISPSYSDQPYIIVGHEAENPTTLYCHDWHTDKDSPWAQRHIRAGYVDNGHWLVRVAESGRYNLKLRRWPKESGLGINDEAPVRPAIPGTSVSESKKGKAFKVNEAKIKIQNVETSQMVNSGKGYVEFELDLEQGETNLQTWFKLDDGTEIGAYYVEVEKL, encoded by the coding sequence ATGAAGTATGAGAAGTTTAATTTGGTGATTCTACTATTACCATTTGTGTTATTTGCCTGTGGAGATTCTAAAGAGCAAACGTCTAACTCTGAAGAAAAAAAACCTAATGTAATTCTGATTTTGGTGGATGATCAAGGGTATGGAGATATTGCCGCACATGGGAATGAACATATCCAGACGCCTAATATCGATGAACTCTACTCGGCAAGTGCACGGTTTACCGACTATCATGTAAGCCCTACTTGTGCCCCAACCCGGGCAGCTCTTCTTACGGGGCATCATAACAACAGGACGGGTGTGTGGCATACCGTAAATGGGCGATCGCTCATTTTGGAAAGGGAAACTACCATGGCTCAGATTTTTAAAAGTAATGGATATAGTACCGGCATATTTGGCAAATGGCATTTGGGTGATAATTACCCGTTTCGCCCACAAGACAAAGGTTTTGACGAAGTGCTAGTTCACGGCGGTGGCGGAATTGGGCAAACTATGGACCATTGGGACAACGATTACTTTGGTGACATGTATTTGCATAATGGTGAGCTAAAAAAGTTTGAGGGCTACTGTACGGACGTTTGGTTTGAGAATGCCAAAAGGTTTATTGGGGAAAACAAAGATAAGCCGTTCTTTTGCTACTTGCCTACAAATGCAGCCCACTCACCCTATTGGGTAGAAGATCAATATTCAGCTCCTTACAAAGACAATGAAAACGTAAACCATGCTCCATTTTATGGAATGATTGCCAACATCGATGAAAACATTGGGAAATTGGTCGATTACTTGAAATCTGTAGAGCTAATGGATAACACCATTCTGATCTTCACGACTGATAATGGAACGGCGCAGGGGGCAAAAGTGGAAGGGCATCGCCTAGATGGATTTGTTATAAAAGGGTATAACTCGGGAATGCGTGGTATAAAAGCCAGTATGTACGAAGGAGGCCACCGTGTCCCTCTCTATATCCATTGGAAAGATGGGGGAATCACCACTGGGACAGATATTAACGAATTAGCGGCGCATTATGATGTTTTACCAACCCTAGTCGATTTGTGTAAACTGGATGTGAGCGATTCGATCACCTTCGATGGTAAAAGCCTAGTTCCTTTGATCGGGGGAAACAATGAAGGGTTCAAAGACCGGTTTGTTGTGGTGAACTCTCAGCGAACAGAAGTTCCCGAACCTTGGCGGAGGACCTCTTTTATGCAAGGCGACTGGCGGTTAATAGATGGAAAAGAGCTCTATGATTTGAAAACTGACCCAGAGCAACGCAACAATGTAGCGGAACAACATCCCGAAAAAATGGCGGCATTTAAGACAGCGTACGATGAATGGTGGGCTGAAATCTCTCCAAGTTACAGCGACCAGCCATATATCATTGTGGGACATGAAGCGGAAAACCCCACCACCTTGTATTGTCACGATTGGCATACCGATAAAGACAGCCCTTGGGCGCAAAGGCATATAAGAGCAGGGTATGTTGATAATGGCCACTGGCTGGTTAGGGTAGCAGAAAGCGGACGATACAACTTAAAACTTCGCCGTTGGCCAAAAGAATCGGGTTTGGGTATAAATGATGAAGCTCCGGTTCGCCCTGCAATTCCGGGGACAAGTGTGAGTGAAAGTAAAAAAGGGAAGGCATTTAAAGTGAACGAGGCAAAAATAAAAATTCAGAATGTAGAGACTTCCCAAATGGTGAATTCGGGCAAAGGATATGTAGAATTTGAACTTGACTTAGAGCAAGGTGAAACCAATTTACAAACGTGGTTTAAACTTGATGATGGTACTGAAATAGGGGCATATTATGTGGAAGTAGAAAAATTGTAG
- a CDS encoding arylsulfatase gives MIIYTDDQGYGDVSALNPNAKFKTPNIDRLVNEGVTFTDGHSSDAVCTPSRYTLLTGRYSWRTSLKESVLRADGPCLIEKDRMTIASLLKENGYNTAMVGKWHLQMEFEGKVGEGRDWSKPFTDGPIEKGFDYFFGIAASMNYGILTYLENDRVLDPPVLYTKKKHDVTPRTYRMTPPYVEERSKGYVEVAPSFNDELVLETFAAKAVEYINKSASDAKNGKPFFLYLPLTSPHLPHCTHPDFQGRSDCGNYGDFMEETDFRVGQVLDALKENGLEENTLVIFSSDNGAESNYAYQRDTFQHFSCMNFKGGKRDIYEGGHRVPFLMRWPNAIKAGSKVDVPVCQSDYLATIADIIGASIPENSGEDSYSLYPLIAAESTGAYDAERAVIHHSFTGHFAIREGKWKLNMLRGSGGSLKPKLIEPKEGEAIYELYDMENDPEESTNLYFEHPEVVERMKARISKIIQEGRSTPGAPQEYVKEDWGQVTWMEL, from the coding sequence GTGATTATTTATACCGATGACCAAGGGTATGGCGACGTGAGTGCATTGAACCCAAATGCGAAATTCAAAACACCTAATATAGATAGGCTAGTAAATGAAGGAGTAACATTCACGGATGGCCATAGCAGCGATGCGGTTTGTACCCCTTCTAGATACACCCTTTTAACCGGCAGGTACAGTTGGAGAACCTCCTTGAAAGAAAGTGTTTTGAGGGCAGATGGCCCTTGCCTGATAGAAAAAGACCGGATGACCATTGCTTCCTTGCTCAAAGAAAATGGATATAATACTGCCATGGTGGGCAAGTGGCATTTGCAAATGGAGTTTGAGGGAAAAGTAGGCGAAGGCCGAGATTGGTCTAAGCCTTTTACGGACGGACCAATCGAGAAGGGTTTTGACTATTTCTTTGGCATTGCTGCTTCCATGAATTATGGAATATTGACCTACTTGGAAAATGACCGGGTGCTTGATCCTCCAGTTTTATACACTAAGAAAAAACACGATGTCACTCCCAGAACCTATCGGATGACGCCGCCATATGTGGAAGAAAGAAGCAAGGGCTATGTGGAAGTTGCCCCTTCATTTAACGATGAACTGGTGTTGGAGACTTTTGCCGCCAAAGCGGTAGAGTACATCAATAAATCGGCTTCTGATGCAAAAAATGGGAAGCCTTTCTTTTTGTATTTGCCACTGACCAGCCCACATTTGCCCCATTGCACACATCCTGATTTCCAAGGGAGAAGCGATTGTGGGAACTACGGTGATTTTATGGAAGAAACCGATTTTAGGGTCGGGCAGGTACTAGATGCTTTGAAAGAGAATGGGCTAGAGGAGAATACACTGGTGATTTTTTCTTCTGACAATGGTGCGGAAAGCAATTATGCGTACCAGCGAGATACCTTTCAGCATTTCAGTTGCATGAATTTTAAAGGAGGAAAGCGAGATATATACGAAGGAGGTCACCGAGTGCCATTTCTGATGAGGTGGCCCAATGCGATTAAGGCTGGCAGCAAAGTAGATGTTCCCGTTTGCCAGTCCGACTATTTGGCAACCATCGCAGATATTATTGGGGCTTCTATTCCTGAAAATTCTGGGGAAGATAGCTATAGTTTGTACCCGCTGATTGCAGCTGAAAGTACTGGTGCTTACGATGCTGAAAGAGCGGTAATCCATCATTCGTTCACAGGACATTTTGCCATACGAGAAGGGAAATGGAAGCTGAACATGCTCAGGGGCTCAGGCGGTTCTCTAAAGCCCAAGCTTATTGAGCCCAAAGAAGGAGAAGCCATTTATGAGCTTTATGACATGGAAAATGATCCAGAGGAATCTACTAATCTTTACTTCGAACATCCTGAAGTGGTGGAGAGGATGAAGGCAAGAATTTCCAAAATTATACAAGAAGGAAGGTCAACGCCGGGAGCTCCGCAAGAATACGTGAAGGAGGATTGGGGGCAAGTGACTTGGATGGAACTTTAA
- a CDS encoding sulfatase-like hydrolase/transferase has protein sequence MKVYFKYLVGLLVAATFLMGCEKKEKVEEQQEQKRPNFLFVVVDDQSPFDLKTYDPNSILETPTIDKLVESGMVFESAYHMGSMNGAVCTPSRHMIMSGRTLWHLPPSAQYQKRTDPHPIDDQTMGAIFNRAGYKTMRTCKKGNSYPGANKQFTVVHDKTKRGGTEESGSAWHAKQVLTYLDERDSTKEAAPFMIYFGFSHPHDVRNGTPELLEKYGAVNHEDTASLPPANPKQPQLQENYLAAHPFFHGHPNLRDEERVRGVWKNRDEQTIRNELGREYACSENIDIQLGKVLKKLEDMGELENTYIIYTSDHGIAIGRHGLTGKQNLYEHTWRVPFIVKGPGIKAGARVEGNVYLLDILPTLCDLAGIQIPETVEGKSVKPILDGKEKTVRDIMYGVYCGGTKPGMRSVKKGDWKLIKYDVMDGAVRETQLFNLAENPHEFLPEHGKEGEMETNLAGNPKYAEKLKEMEAALLEQMVKHEDPYRLWDQE, from the coding sequence ATGAAAGTGTATTTTAAGTATTTGGTGGGATTGCTAGTAGCGGCTACTTTTTTGATGGGCTGTGAGAAGAAAGAGAAAGTTGAAGAGCAACAAGAGCAAAAGCGTCCCAATTTTTTATTTGTTGTCGTTGATGACCAGTCCCCTTTTGATTTGAAAACCTACGACCCAAATTCGATTTTGGAAACGCCGACCATCGATAAATTGGTGGAGAGTGGGATGGTTTTCGAAAGTGCCTACCACATGGGTTCGATGAACGGAGCTGTCTGCACTCCTTCGAGGCACATGATCATGAGTGGCCGTACCCTCTGGCATTTGCCCCCAAGTGCGCAGTACCAAAAGCGAACCGATCCACATCCCATCGACGATCAGACTATGGGGGCAATTTTTAACAGGGCAGGGTACAAAACCATGCGAACCTGCAAAAAGGGAAACTCTTACCCCGGTGCGAACAAGCAATTTACGGTAGTGCATGATAAAACCAAACGAGGAGGTACAGAAGAGAGTGGCAGTGCTTGGCATGCGAAGCAAGTATTGACTTATTTGGATGAAAGGGACAGCACCAAAGAAGCTGCTCCTTTTATGATTTATTTTGGTTTTTCCCATCCTCACGATGTCCGCAACGGAACGCCTGAGCTGCTCGAAAAATACGGTGCGGTGAACCACGAAGATACAGCAAGCCTACCTCCGGCAAACCCTAAGCAACCTCAGTTACAAGAGAATTACTTGGCTGCCCATCCTTTTTTCCATGGCCATCCAAACTTGAGGGATGAGGAAAGGGTACGTGGAGTTTGGAAAAATAGGGATGAACAAACTATTCGGAATGAGTTGGGGCGGGAATATGCTTGCTCTGAAAATATCGATATCCAGTTAGGAAAAGTGCTAAAGAAACTGGAAGACATGGGCGAGCTGGAAAATACGTACATTATCTATACTTCGGACCACGGAATAGCCATTGGGCGTCATGGCCTAACGGGCAAGCAGAACTTGTACGAACACACATGGAGAGTACCATTTATTGTAAAAGGGCCTGGTATTAAGGCAGGTGCACGGGTAGAAGGAAATGTTTATTTGTTGGATATCCTACCTACGCTCTGCGACTTGGCAGGTATTCAAATTCCTGAAACCGTAGAAGGGAAAAGCGTAAAACCTATTTTGGATGGCAAAGAAAAAACTGTTCGTGATATTATGTACGGAGTGTATTGTGGAGGAACAAAACCTGGAATGCGCTCGGTGAAAAAAGGAGATTGGAAATTGATCAAATACGACGTGATGGATGGAGCGGTTAGGGAAACTCAACTTTTTAACCTTGCGGAAAACCCTCACGAATTTTTGCCAGAACATGGAAAAGAAGGCGAAATGGAGACCAACTTGGCGGGCAATCCTAAATATGCGGAAAAGCTCAAAGAGATGGAGGCTGCCTTGCTCGAACAAATGGTGAAACACGAAGATCCTTATAGACTTTGGGATCAGGAATAA
- a CDS encoding sulfatase-like hydrolase/transferase codes for MMKKQLQILISFFLFALLFSSCKKENEQSNSEQPNIVVILCDDLGYGDLSSYGHTTIQTPNLDGLAGKGIKLTNYYSAAPVCSPSRVGLLTGRSPNRAGVYDFIPGPKKSEDLRDLVHLQAHEETIPAMLKTVGYSTCLSGKWHCNSRFNSEAQPKPSHFGFDHWFATHNNAAPSHENPKNFIRNGEDVGEIEGFSCQIVVDEAMSWLESKDSDNPFYLQVCFHEPHEPIASPKELVDKYLPSSETENQAQYFANVENMDKAVGRLLEYLEKNHGENTLIVFSSDNGPETLNRYSRAKRSYGSPGELKGMKLWTNEAGFRVPGIVYWMGKETFSGTSDAVVSGLDFLPTFAEVSGAALPQRTLDGESFTPLFGQGEFVRTKPLVWSFYNALNDHVVAMRDGDWKIMAMLKNDTTYLSKIYNLYDGNEAFVKEAELTDFVLYDMKNDKSETADVASKYPNVFDEEKSRLKDEYEKLLEGSFIWKREK; via the coding sequence ATGATGAAAAAACAACTGCAAATACTTATTTCCTTCTTCCTTTTTGCCCTACTTTTTAGTTCGTGCAAAAAGGAAAACGAACAGTCTAATAGCGAACAACCCAATATCGTAGTGATCCTTTGCGATGATTTGGGATATGGAGACTTGTCATCGTATGGTCATACCACTATCCAAACCCCAAATTTGGACGGCTTGGCTGGCAAAGGTATCAAGCTAACCAACTATTATTCGGCAGCTCCGGTATGTTCGCCTTCACGTGTGGGTTTGCTCACTGGAAGAAGCCCGAACAGGGCAGGGGTGTACGATTTTATTCCCGGACCTAAGAAGAGTGAGGACTTGAGGGATTTGGTGCATTTGCAAGCACATGAAGAAACCATTCCGGCAATGCTCAAAACGGTGGGGTATTCCACTTGTTTATCTGGGAAATGGCATTGCAACTCTCGGTTCAACAGCGAAGCCCAGCCCAAGCCAAGTCATTTTGGCTTCGACCATTGGTTTGCCACGCATAATAATGCAGCGCCAAGTCATGAGAACCCAAAGAATTTTATCCGAAATGGAGAAGATGTTGGTGAAATAGAAGGGTTTAGTTGCCAGATTGTGGTGGACGAGGCTATGAGTTGGTTAGAAAGTAAAGACTCCGATAACCCATTTTATCTTCAGGTCTGTTTTCACGAGCCGCACGAGCCAATTGCTTCGCCAAAAGAGTTGGTAGATAAATACCTCCCAAGTTCAGAAACGGAGAACCAAGCCCAATACTTTGCCAATGTGGAGAATATGGACAAAGCTGTTGGACGTTTGCTCGAATACTTGGAAAAGAACCACGGAGAGAACACTCTGATTGTATTTAGTTCCGATAACGGTCCTGAAACGTTGAACAGGTATTCGAGAGCGAAGCGGTCGTATGGATCGCCGGGCGAGCTGAAAGGGATGAAGCTCTGGACAAATGAAGCAGGGTTTAGAGTGCCTGGCATTGTGTATTGGATGGGAAAAGAGACTTTTTCGGGAACATCCGATGCGGTGGTTTCGGGGCTAGACTTTTTGCCAACTTTCGCCGAAGTATCGGGTGCTGCTTTGCCCCAACGGACGCTCGATGGAGAGTCGTTTACCCCTCTTTTTGGGCAAGGTGAATTTGTGCGTACCAAGCCGTTGGTATGGAGCTTTTACAATGCTCTTAATGACCACGTAGTAGCCATGCGGGATGGCGACTGGAAAATTATGGCCATGTTGAAAAACGACACAACTTACTTGTCCAAAATTTATAACCTGTACGATGGAAACGAGGCTTTTGTAAAAGAAGCTGAACTCACTGATTTCGTGCTTTATGACATGAAAAATGACAAAAGTGAAACAGCCGATGTGGCATCAAAATATCCCAATGTGTTTGATGAAGAGAAGAGTCGCCTGAAGGATGAGTATGAAAAGTTATTGGAAGGGAGCTTTATTTGGAAAAGAGAAAAATAA